One genomic window of Mogibacterium diversum includes the following:
- a CDS encoding formate/nitrite transporter family protein: MSNGAEAKVRLLKENPGGYIIMSLLGGIYIGFGVLISFTLGGQLQGAPYAKLVMAIFFSVALSLIIIAGAELFTGNNMILAVGYMRRKVTIADVLKIFVICWLGNVIGSALLAGLFNLTGLYIDGTQAAVVGAAAVKMTLSPIALLTRGALCNFLVCLAVWCSFRCKTDAGKLIMVFWCIVAFFATGFEHSVANMTILALALINNGGNEAVTVGGYLYNLGLVSLGNMIGGVLFVAVPYIVAAKEKSK; the protein is encoded by the coding sequence ATTTCGAATGGAGCAGAAGCTAAGGTTAGACTTCTTAAAGAAAACCCTGGCGGATATATTATCATGTCACTACTCGGAGGAATATACATAGGATTCGGGGTGCTGATTTCGTTTACTCTAGGCGGGCAGCTCCAGGGCGCACCTTATGCTAAGCTCGTCATGGCTATATTCTTTAGCGTAGCTCTCAGCCTTATAATAATAGCTGGGGCAGAGCTCTTTACAGGTAACAACATGATTCTTGCCGTCGGGTATATGAGGCGTAAAGTGACGATTGCCGATGTCCTCAAGATATTTGTCATATGCTGGCTTGGAAACGTTATAGGTTCGGCACTTCTCGCTGGACTGTTCAATTTGACCGGTCTATACATAGATGGTACTCAGGCAGCGGTAGTCGGTGCAGCGGCGGTAAAAATGACCCTTTCGCCTATCGCACTTCTTACGAGAGGTGCGCTTTGCAACTTCCTCGTGTGCCTTGCGGTGTGGTGCAGCTTTAGATGCAAGACCGATGCAGGCAAGCTCATCATGGTATTCTGGTGCATCGTTGCGTTCTTTGCCACTGGATTTGAGCACAGCGTTGCTAATATGACGATTCTTGCTCTTGCACTTATTAATAATGGCGGGAATGAAGCAGTTACTGTCGGTGGATACCTCTATAATCTCGGACTGGTGTCGCTTGGAAATATGATAGGTGGCGTGCTATTTGTAGCAGTTCCGTATATCGTGGCAGCTAAAGAAAAGTCCAAGTAA
- a CDS encoding regulatory protein RecX, with protein MSKKRGVGDEAMRYLSHRMRTEQEMRQHLKEKEYEDSEIEGAIDDLKAHHYIDDYEYALAFYRNSFEKLRGGMRAKRELEQKGVDALTAENALEDYKYEAGVDELANARRIAIESIYGFEATRGYENSVEAVLQSASDSEEAEYLDERKIASMARKLENRGYTSGVIYKIISEMRSWKIKA; from the coding sequence ATGAGCAAGAAACGTGGCGTCGGTGACGAGGCTATGAGATACCTATCGCACCGCATGAGGACTGAGCAGGAGATGCGTCAGCACCTCAAGGAGAAGGAATATGAGGACTCCGAGATAGAGGGCGCAATTGATGACCTCAAGGCTCACCACTACATAGATGATTATGAATACGCGCTTGCTTTCTACAGGAATTCCTTCGAGAAGCTAAGGGGAGGTATGAGAGCCAAACGTGAACTCGAGCAGAAGGGCGTCGATGCTCTAACTGCAGAAAATGCCTTAGAAGATTATAAGTACGAAGCGGGTGTAGATGAGCTTGCAAATGCCAGGCGGATAGCAATAGAGAGCATATACGGCTTTGAAGCGACGAGAGGGTACGAGAACTCGGTAGAAGCCGTGCTACAGAGTGCATCAGATAGCGAAGAAGCGGAATATCTGGATGAACGCAAGATAGCATCTATGGCTAGAAAGCTAGAGAACAGAGGATATACCAGCGGTGTTATCTATAAGATAATCTCCGAGATGCGCAGCTGGAAGATCAAAGCATAA
- a CDS encoding SdpI family protein has translation MELEPLGLSNDVTWKKSNKFLGILLVIVGLVSMIAFFTISSDMAEIVFLVLLIASFLISVIYSKFVCAKEKEKH, from the coding sequence TTGGAATTAGAACCGCTTGGTCTGAGTAACGATGTCACGTGGAAGAAGAGCAATAAATTTCTAGGCATATTACTAGTAATTGTGGGATTGGTATCTATGATTGCATTTTTTACTATATCCAGCGATATGGCTGAAATAGTTTTTCTGGTATTACTGATCGCATCTTTCTTGATTAGTGTAATATATTCCAAGTTTGTTTGTGCAAAAGAAAAAGAAAAGCACTGA
- a CDS encoding D-alanyl-D-alanine carboxypeptidase family protein, which produces MKAWDNLRKSFKIAILTVLCITMVFSTGLLYMISYGASDKSSSKSSKQTESAKTSSVTNKVQAPEINAKSAVLYSENTNTVVFSKNKNERVAPFSTTKLMTALLVVKHIKNLDQKVTISKEAAALGGSSMELKEGEVVTVRQLLYGLMILSGNDAAYSLAEVVSNGNVDEFVKMMNDEAKALGCKDTNFVNPNGMKEENHYTTASDYMKIARAALKNKQVYKFASTKKYEMGATNLNEARVMKSHTDLINTKGSGVVAGKTGFWNGEASIVLAYDKKDLKMVLVLFGDDKENRPKDAKAIFEYAYKYLRVNKPVAKGKKVTKILVRGGKNTIVDAYASETAYAYTEKGDRAKITVKIKRDWSVKAPLRKGDQVAIAKVYVDGKYVSDAPLVVKQNVSKGWITSEAYISNLGAMILGPVLVVLIVIACLVKRRRKKAAVPIGKHDKGRDK; this is translated from the coding sequence ATGAAAGCTTGGGATAATCTCAGGAAGAGTTTTAAAATAGCGATTTTGACGGTGCTGTGCATAACCATGGTCTTCAGCACCGGTTTGCTTTACATGATTTCATATGGTGCTAGCGATAAAAGCTCATCTAAATCATCGAAGCAAACAGAATCAGCTAAGACGTCAAGCGTGACAAATAAGGTTCAGGCACCTGAGATAAATGCAAAGAGTGCGGTTTTATACAGCGAGAATACGAATACTGTGGTGTTCTCGAAGAATAAGAATGAACGCGTAGCTCCATTTAGCACTACGAAGCTGATGACAGCGCTGCTAGTCGTTAAGCACATAAAAAATCTTGATCAGAAAGTCACGATATCGAAGGAGGCTGCAGCTCTTGGTGGTTCTTCGATGGAGCTCAAAGAAGGAGAAGTTGTAACGGTTAGGCAGCTTCTGTATGGACTGATGATTTTGTCGGGGAACGATGCCGCGTATAGCCTCGCAGAGGTCGTATCGAATGGCAATGTCGATGAATTCGTTAAGATGATGAATGACGAAGCAAAGGCTTTAGGCTGTAAGGATACTAATTTTGTAAATCCGAACGGAATGAAAGAAGAAAATCATTATACTACAGCTAGCGATTATATGAAGATTGCTAGGGCGGCGCTTAAGAACAAACAGGTCTATAAATTTGCAAGCACCAAGAAATACGAGATGGGAGCGACCAACCTAAACGAAGCGCGCGTCATGAAATCTCATACTGACTTGATTAATACAAAGGGGTCCGGTGTAGTTGCTGGCAAAACTGGTTTCTGGAACGGTGAAGCTTCGATCGTGCTCGCTTATGATAAGAAAGATCTGAAGATGGTACTCGTGCTGTTCGGTGATGATAAGGAAAATCGTCCGAAGGATGCAAAAGCGATTTTTGAATATGCATACAAATATTTAAGGGTTAATAAGCCTGTCGCAAAAGGAAAAAAGGTCACAAAAATTCTAGTTCGCGGTGGCAAGAACACCATAGTCGATGCTTATGCAAGTGAGACGGCTTACGCGTATACCGAGAAGGGCGATCGTGCAAAGATAACTGTAAAAATAAAGCGTGATTGGTCCGTCAAGGCTCCGCTAAGGAAGGGAGACCAGGTGGCGATTGCAAAGGTTTATGTCGATGGCAAGTATGTGTCTGACGCACCGCTCGTAGTGAAGCAGAATGTGAGTAAGGGCTGGATAACATCCGAGGCATATATATCTAATCTAGGTGCTATGATATTAGGTCCAGTTCTAGTTGTTTTAATCGTGATTGCTTGCCTAGTGAAAAGGCGCAGAAAGAAAGCTGCAGTGCCAATTGGGAAGCATGATAAGGGCAGGGATAAGTAG
- a CDS encoding diacylglycerol/lipid kinase family protein, with the protein MKYAFIINPIAGNGKKADKLCKEISAAALDSEFDIELHYTTGPGSATHIADKVAASAERDGEEVRIYACGGDGTVNEVANGVYGHANAALGVIPIGSGNDLIRNFGGPKATDYKDLMSQLLAEEEVIDVMSYSYKRDGESYNRIGLNAFNIGFDGNVAILATYFNKKTFIGGSLSYGLSIFLNLIEKSGQNLQVNIDGQQLFKGPLMMCTIGNGRFCGGGIESSPKAKLDDGLLDVLVVHRIPRRTVLKVLPKFSKGKLDEIKGIEKITEFKQGRKIDIIPRSGHMKFVVDGEITETDELAIEVKDRAMRVLVPYLQV; encoded by the coding sequence GTGAAATATGCATTTATCATTAATCCGATTGCTGGAAATGGCAAGAAGGCGGACAAGCTGTGCAAAGAAATCAGTGCAGCGGCGCTAGATTCGGAATTCGACATTGAGCTACATTATACGACCGGACCAGGTTCTGCGACGCACATCGCAGATAAGGTTGCGGCTTCTGCAGAGCGAGACGGCGAAGAAGTGCGAATCTATGCCTGCGGTGGGGATGGCACTGTGAATGAAGTTGCAAATGGTGTATACGGCCATGCAAATGCAGCACTCGGAGTTATCCCGATTGGCAGTGGAAATGACCTTATCCGTAACTTCGGGGGCCCTAAAGCCACGGATTATAAAGATCTCATGTCCCAGCTTTTGGCTGAGGAAGAAGTAATTGATGTTATGTCGTACTCATACAAGAGAGACGGAGAGAGCTATAACAGAATCGGACTCAATGCGTTTAATATCGGTTTTGACGGGAACGTTGCGATATTGGCGACTTATTTTAATAAAAAGACTTTTATCGGTGGATCGTTATCGTACGGACTGTCGATTTTTCTAAACCTCATCGAGAAGTCGGGACAGAATCTACAGGTTAATATAGATGGACAGCAGCTATTTAAGGGGCCGCTGATGATGTGCACTATTGGAAACGGTAGGTTTTGTGGTGGCGGAATTGAGAGCAGCCCAAAGGCGAAGCTCGATGATGGACTTCTAGATGTGCTTGTCGTGCATAGGATCCCAAGGCGTACTGTGCTTAAGGTTCTACCTAAATTCTCAAAAGGAAAGCTTGATGAGATAAAGGGAATAGAGAAGATTACTGAGTTTAAGCAGGGAAGAAAGATCGATATTATCCCCAGAAGTGGACACATGAAGTTTGTCGTAGATGGCGAGATAACGGAAACTGACGAGCTTGCGATAGAGGTTAAGGATAGGGCTATGCGGGTGCTAGTGCCGTATCTTCAGGTTTAG
- a CDS encoding DNA recombination protein RmuC, whose protein sequence is MDTYFKAYGDAIAKSQMTMSEHQDLRLKELNDSMARLRAENNTQIENIRHTVDEKLQTTLDTRLTKSFGLVNARLEQVYRGLGEMQSVAQGVGDLRKILSNVKTRGILGEVQLGSILEQMLPPSHYVKNARLKENSRENVEFAIRLPGTDDHDVFLPIDAKFPGDAYNALLEAYDLGEKEAISEAKKKLVNRIESEAKDINSKYINPPITTDFAILFLPFEGLYSEAINAGLIEPLQRKYKVTIAGPTTMAALLNSLQMGFNTLAIEKKSSEVWELLHAVQKEFERFEVVLAKSQGHLKQASDDIDELAGVRMRQMKRALQRVNNIEGEEE, encoded by the coding sequence ATGGATACGTATTTTAAGGCGTACGGCGATGCTATTGCCAAGAGTCAGATGACGATGTCCGAGCATCAGGATTTGAGGCTCAAAGAGCTAAATGACAGCATGGCGAGGCTTCGTGCTGAGAATAACACGCAGATCGAGAATATACGCCATACGGTCGATGAGAAACTGCAGACGACTTTGGATACAAGGCTCACAAAGTCATTTGGATTAGTGAACGCGAGACTAGAGCAAGTGTACCGGGGACTCGGCGAGATGCAGTCAGTCGCACAGGGAGTTGGTGATCTCAGAAAGATACTGTCTAATGTAAAGACTCGCGGTATACTCGGTGAAGTGCAGCTTGGGTCTATTCTCGAGCAGATGCTTCCGCCTAGTCACTACGTTAAGAATGCTAGGCTTAAGGAGAACAGCAGGGAGAATGTCGAGTTTGCGATTAGACTTCCTGGAACGGACGATCACGATGTGTTCCTCCCTATCGATGCGAAGTTCCCTGGAGATGCTTATAACGCACTGCTTGAAGCATATGACCTAGGGGAGAAAGAGGCGATTAGCGAGGCGAAGAAGAAGCTCGTTAATAGAATCGAGAGTGAAGCCAAAGACATCAACTCGAAGTATATCAATCCACCGATTACGACGGATTTTGCAATACTATTCCTTCCGTTCGAAGGACTGTATTCTGAAGCGATTAATGCTGGACTCATCGAACCACTGCAGAGGAAGTACAAGGTAACCATTGCCGGACCGACCACGATGGCAGCGCTTCTTAATAGTTTACAGATGGGCTTCAACACTTTAGCGATAGAGAAGAAGAGCAGTGAAGTGTGGGAGCTACTGCACGCTGTACAGAAGGAATTTGAGAGATTTGAGGTGGTTCTAGCCAAGTCACAAGGGCACTTAAAGCAAGCTAGTGATGATATCGATGAGCTGGCAGGCGTACGCATGCGCCAGATGAAGAGAGCGCTGCAGAGAGTAAATAATATTGAAGGCGAAGAGGAATAA
- a CDS encoding 4'-phosphopantetheinyl transferase family protein, which yields MYLLYTNEYKRNSAHSRELLARSIRKLIESDSSIDIAPELAALTGEELRRYIADNIEFNKNGKPHIAGIPDYSISHSENTWAIIFSDAPCGLDIQYNKKAKLEKIAVKLYQEDEQESVNKLGIDEFFRIWSRREALIKAAGSSVFYDAPSTMGESTIYEGAMWRIYDVSLGAEISSADNAGATSSDGSCRRERWLYAATAVRDDSAFGGTNNLQVSTLD from the coding sequence ATGTATTTATTATATACAAATGAATACAAGAGGAATTCTGCGCATAGTAGAGAGCTACTTGCAAGGAGCATTAGAAAGCTTATCGAGAGTGATAGTAGCATAGATATTGCCCCTGAATTAGCTGCACTTACAGGTGAAGAGCTACGAAGGTATATAGCAGATAATATCGAGTTCAACAAAAATGGAAAGCCTCATATCGCTGGGATTCCAGATTATTCGATCTCTCATAGCGAGAATACTTGGGCAATCATTTTTTCAGATGCACCATGCGGCCTCGATATACAGTATAATAAAAAAGCGAAGCTCGAGAAGATTGCTGTAAAGTTATATCAGGAAGATGAGCAGGAGAGTGTAAATAAACTAGGAATAGATGAGTTCTTCCGCATATGGTCAAGGAGAGAGGCACTTATCAAAGCTGCCGGAAGCTCTGTCTTCTACGATGCTCCTAGCACAATGGGGGAAAGCACTATATATGAAGGCGCTATGTGGCGCATCTATGATGTATCGCTAGGCGCTGAGATAAGTAGTGCTGATAATGCGGGAGCTACATCTAGCGATGGATCATGCAGGAGAGAGAGATGGCTTTACGCAGCAACTGCGGTAAGAGATGATTCTGCATTTGGAGGAACTAATAATCTGCAGGTATCTACGCTTGATTAA
- a CDS encoding S41 family peptidase yields the protein MFKSESSMLRRHRTLLIAFAAGFGTAVVCAVIFMHIVLGGRLISQYKLDQYEALDDEFGKYYDIQKIINNKAYYKQDTDEVDKAVALGMLKTLDDKYAEYMTEKEYEAFERRYLTSYSGVGVALKLDENDKIVVNRVLSGSDAEQSGILAGDELLKINGKNVKSLNDAAELMEGGGDNDVEFTISRGGVVKKYKLTRSKVEDDGVTYEVKDSSKHIGYIRISTFRKGTSKSFKNAIEMLKTEDCNKIIVDIRGNTGGVVEEAFGSADEVLKKAKLGKIVSKKKTKKYTSDDSSADVKLVVLVDQDTASAAEIFAAALKANDVKIIGTKTYGKGVIQTIFKLKGGSVVKLTTAEYIDPNGKRINEKGVTPNVEAKSGDVAIQEAMKLLESK from the coding sequence ATGTTCAAATCAGAGTCCTCGATGTTGAGGAGGCATAGAACATTATTAATCGCATTTGCCGCAGGGTTTGGAACTGCGGTAGTTTGCGCTGTGATTTTCATGCATATTGTGCTTGGAGGGAGACTGATATCTCAGTACAAACTCGACCAATATGAGGCCCTAGATGATGAGTTCGGCAAGTACTATGACATTCAGAAAATAATCAATAACAAGGCATACTACAAGCAAGACACTGACGAAGTCGATAAAGCTGTAGCTCTTGGCATGCTAAAGACACTGGATGATAAATACGCCGAATATATGACGGAGAAAGAGTACGAGGCATTTGAACGCAGGTATTTAACATCGTATTCTGGCGTCGGAGTAGCTCTTAAGCTTGATGAAAATGATAAAATCGTGGTTAATAGGGTACTATCTGGAAGCGATGCAGAACAATCAGGGATTCTAGCGGGGGACGAACTCCTTAAAATTAATGGCAAGAATGTAAAGAGTCTAAACGATGCAGCCGAGCTAATGGAAGGCGGCGGAGACAATGATGTCGAATTTACTATCTCGCGAGGGGGAGTCGTTAAGAAGTACAAGCTCACTCGTTCTAAAGTTGAAGATGATGGTGTGACATATGAGGTGAAGGATTCATCAAAACACATAGGATATATACGCATCAGTACATTTAGAAAGGGAACTTCAAAATCATTCAAAAACGCTATAGAGATGCTTAAAACCGAGGATTGCAATAAGATCATCGTTGATATACGCGGCAATACCGGAGGGGTAGTCGAAGAAGCATTTGGCTCAGCAGACGAGGTTCTTAAAAAAGCGAAGCTTGGCAAGATAGTTTCCAAGAAAAAGACCAAGAAATACACTTCAGATGACAGTTCGGCTGATGTAAAGCTTGTAGTCCTTGTAGATCAGGATACAGCAAGTGCGGCGGAGATATTTGCGGCTGCACTAAAAGCAAACGATGTGAAAATAATTGGAACTAAGACGTACGGAAAAGGTGTAATACAGACGATTTTTAAGCTTAAGGGTGGATCTGTGGTGAAACTGACGACTGCAGAGTATATCGATCCAAATGGCAAAAGGATAAATGAAAAGGGCGTAACGCCTAATGTGGAAGCAAAGTCTGGAGACGTAGCAATTCAAGAAGCGATGAAGCTGCTTGAGAGCAAGTAG
- a CDS encoding metallophosphoesterase codes for MKIYAIADLHLSFDERIDKPMDVFGPGWGDHAERVKAAWTELVTDDDIVIIAGDISWGLKLDEAMADLDWIHELPGQKVLLRGNHDLWWCRIQHLRTLYDDMHFLQNDCYYVEALDLAICGSRGWPTPDATTYTEHDEKMYLREQGRLRNSLVDAKIKGASEIIMAMHYPPAKVEETEFTRIMQEYGVTQCVYGHLHGMVAWNNGIKGEHGGIDYKLVSLDYLGAKPKLIYDSEQEK; via the coding sequence ATGAAAATATACGCCATTGCGGATCTTCATCTTTCCTTTGATGAGAGAATAGATAAGCCGATGGACGTCTTTGGACCTGGCTGGGGAGACCATGCAGAGCGAGTTAAAGCTGCTTGGACCGAGCTGGTTACAGACGATGATATTGTAATAATTGCAGGAGATATATCGTGGGGCCTGAAGCTAGACGAGGCTATGGCTGACCTGGACTGGATTCATGAGCTGCCTGGTCAGAAGGTGCTGCTGCGCGGAAACCATGACCTCTGGTGGTGCAGGATTCAGCACCTTAGGACACTCTACGACGATATGCATTTTCTGCAAAATGATTGTTACTATGTAGAGGCATTAGACCTTGCGATTTGTGGCTCACGCGGCTGGCCGACACCTGACGCTACTACGTATACAGAGCATGATGAAAAGATGTATTTGCGTGAGCAAGGCAGACTTAGAAATAGCCTCGTAGATGCGAAGATAAAGGGCGCATCAGAAATTATCATGGCGATGCACTATCCGCCGGCTAAGGTGGAAGAGACGGAATTTACCAGGATTATGCAGGAATACGGTGTTACGCAGTGCGTCTATGGTCACCTTCACGGCATGGTCGCGTGGAACAATGGTATCAAGGGCGAGCATGGTGGTATAGACTATAAACTCGTTTCACTAGACTACCTCGGTGCGAAACCAAAGCTAATTTATGATAGTGAACAGGAAAAGTAA